A window of the Gemmatirosa kalamazoonensis genome harbors these coding sequences:
- a CDS encoding pyrroloquinoline quinone-dependent dehydrogenase, whose protein sequence is MRAPSLYLALLLPCAAAAAQDWPVYGGDPGGARYSPLAQIDRANVSRLAVAWRFRTGEADVPLRPGRRISLEATPLVVRGTMFVSTPLGKVFALDAATGRERWRFDAAVDPATGFGDFTSRGVSYWVDARAARAADGTECAARVVVATIDGRLIALDASHGTPCAGFGAHGTVDLRRGLRNAPGEFAEYEVTSPPAVVGDVLVVGSAVADNGRVDMASGEVRGYDARTGALRWTFDPVPQDPRDAAYATWEGPGAHRTGAANAWSVLVADTARGLVFVPTSSPSPDYYGGARLGDDRHANSLVALRAATGAVAWAFQTVHHDLWDYDNASPPALATVRGVPAVLQATKTGMLFVLDRVTGKPLVPVEERAVPTSTVPGERASPTQPFGIVLSPHAARAADAFGADDADRAWCRATMAALRNEGIFTPPSREGTLVVPSNIGGAHWGGVAVDAGRGLAVVPVNTVAAVVQLIPRDSVGAHEDGWEYAAMRGTPYVMRRRILLSPKRVPCTPPPFGELVAVDLAAGRVAWRVPLGTPGPLAPAGMDSTMLRSLGSPNLGGPIVTAGGLAFVGAALDRMLRAFDVETGRELWRAPLPAAGKATPMTYAVGGRQFVAIAAGGDNEVFGRGDEIVVFALPQR, encoded by the coding sequence ATGCGCGCACCCTCGCTCTATCTCGCCCTCCTGCTGCCGTGCGCGGCCGCCGCCGCGCAGGACTGGCCCGTCTACGGCGGCGATCCGGGCGGCGCCCGCTACTCGCCGCTCGCGCAGATCGACCGCGCGAACGTCTCGCGTCTCGCCGTCGCGTGGCGCTTCCGCACCGGCGAGGCCGACGTCCCGCTGCGTCCGGGGCGGCGCATCTCGCTCGAGGCGACGCCGCTCGTCGTGCGCGGCACCATGTTCGTCTCCACGCCGTTAGGCAAGGTGTTCGCGCTCGACGCCGCCACGGGGCGCGAGCGGTGGCGCTTCGATGCGGCCGTCGATCCCGCGACGGGGTTCGGCGACTTCACGAGCCGCGGCGTGTCGTACTGGGTCGACGCGCGCGCCGCGCGCGCCGCGGACGGCACCGAATGCGCCGCGCGCGTCGTCGTCGCGACGATCGACGGTCGGCTCATCGCGCTCGATGCGTCGCACGGCACGCCGTGCGCCGGCTTCGGCGCGCACGGCACCGTGGATCTGCGCCGCGGCCTGCGCAACGCGCCGGGCGAGTTCGCCGAATACGAGGTGACGTCGCCACCGGCGGTCGTCGGCGACGTGCTCGTCGTCGGGTCGGCGGTGGCGGACAACGGGCGCGTCGACATGGCGAGCGGCGAGGTGCGCGGCTACGACGCGCGCACCGGTGCCCTGCGCTGGACGTTCGATCCCGTGCCGCAGGACCCGCGCGACGCGGCGTACGCGACGTGGGAAGGGCCCGGCGCGCACCGCACGGGTGCGGCGAACGCGTGGAGCGTCCTCGTCGCCGACACCGCGCGCGGACTCGTGTTCGTGCCCACGTCGAGCCCGAGCCCCGACTACTACGGCGGCGCGCGACTCGGCGACGACCGCCACGCGAACTCGCTCGTCGCGCTGCGCGCGGCCACGGGCGCCGTCGCGTGGGCGTTCCAGACGGTGCACCACGACCTGTGGGACTACGACAACGCCTCTCCGCCGGCGCTCGCCACCGTACGCGGCGTGCCTGCGGTGCTGCAGGCGACGAAGACCGGCATGCTGTTCGTGCTCGACCGCGTGACGGGCAAGCCGCTCGTTCCCGTCGAGGAGCGCGCGGTGCCGACGAGCACGGTGCCCGGCGAGCGTGCGTCGCCGACGCAGCCGTTCGGCATCGTGCTCAGCCCGCACGCGGCGCGCGCGGCCGACGCGTTCGGCGCCGACGACGCGGACCGCGCGTGGTGCCGCGCGACGATGGCCGCGCTCCGCAACGAGGGCATCTTCACGCCGCCGAGCCGCGAAGGGACGCTCGTGGTGCCGTCGAACATCGGCGGCGCGCACTGGGGCGGCGTCGCGGTCGACGCGGGCCGCGGTCTTGCCGTCGTGCCGGTGAACACGGTCGCCGCCGTGGTGCAGCTCATCCCGCGCGACTCGGTCGGCGCGCACGAGGACGGCTGGGAGTACGCGGCGATGCGCGGCACGCCGTACGTCATGCGGCGCCGCATCCTGCTCTCACCGAAGCGTGTGCCGTGCACGCCGCCGCCGTTCGGGGAGCTCGTCGCGGTGGACCTCGCCGCGGGCCGCGTGGCGTGGCGCGTGCCGTTAGGCACTCCGGGCCCGCTCGCCCCCGCCGGCATGGACTCGACGATGCTCCGCTCGCTGGGCTCCCCGAACCTCGGCGGCCCGATCGTCACCGCGGGCGGGCTCGCGTTCGTCGGCGCGGCGCTCGACCGCATGCTGCGCGCGTTCGACGTCGAGACGGGACGCGAGCTGTGGCGGGCACCGCTGCCCGCCGCCGGCAAGGCCACGCCGATGACGTACGCGGTGGGCGGTCGGCAGTTCGTCGCGATCGCGGCGGGCGGGGACAACGAGGTGTTCGGGCGCGGCGACGAGATCGTGGTGTTCGCGCTGCCGCAGCGGTGA
- the thiO gene encoding glycine oxidase ThiO yields the protein MCTGTTPRTSFGRTEGGQSLFSPSSVLQRHVRGVVRGATPVPRTQWPAQIARMTVSPRRVAIVGAGAIGLSIAWRLLQRGARVTVYDRGPLGRGASWASAGLLAATAGHGGPAGTPLDALCRRALGRWDAFARELTDAAGIDVVPRSEGTLVVALDAAEAERLGTAYEAWRAAGDDAQRWLARDVVARLEPALAGTVVAARLCPNDRQVDARRLVAALAEAVRRAGGAVREHTEVDVERVDADVVVLAAGAWSGSVPGAPSIPIAPLKGQMVALRPTPGVTPLRHVVFTRDVYLVPRPGRLLVGATSEARGFDTTVTAGSVRLLLDGARRAVPTLDDAPLDDAWAGVRPMTLDGAPLLGRLTERIVVATGHGRNGILLTPVTAEAITALVLDGALPSWALGFGMERFG from the coding sequence GTGTGCACGGGCACGACTCCACGTACGAGTTTCGGCAGGACTGAAGGAGGACAGTCCCTCTTCAGTCCTTCTTCAGTCCTCCAGAGACACGTACGTGGAGTCGTGCGCGGCGCCACGCCGGTGCCGCGGACACAATGGCCCGCGCAGATTGCGCGCATGACAGTGTCTCCACGTCGGGTCGCGATCGTCGGCGCCGGCGCGATCGGGCTCTCGATCGCGTGGCGGCTCCTCCAGCGCGGCGCCCGCGTCACGGTCTACGACCGCGGGCCGTTGGGCCGCGGCGCCTCCTGGGCGTCGGCGGGGCTGCTCGCGGCGACGGCGGGGCACGGCGGCCCCGCGGGGACGCCGCTCGACGCGCTGTGCCGGCGCGCGCTCGGGCGATGGGACGCGTTCGCGCGCGAGCTCACGGATGCCGCGGGCATCGACGTCGTGCCGCGCTCCGAGGGGACGCTCGTCGTCGCGCTCGACGCCGCGGAAGCCGAGCGGTTAGGCACCGCGTACGAGGCGTGGCGCGCGGCGGGCGACGACGCGCAGCGGTGGCTCGCGCGCGACGTGGTGGCGCGTCTGGAGCCCGCACTCGCGGGCACCGTCGTCGCCGCCCGGCTCTGCCCGAACGACCGCCAGGTCGATGCGCGCCGGCTCGTCGCGGCGCTCGCCGAGGCCGTGCGGCGCGCCGGCGGGGCGGTGCGCGAGCACACGGAGGTGGACGTCGAACGCGTCGACGCGGACGTCGTCGTGCTCGCGGCGGGCGCGTGGTCGGGCAGCGTGCCGGGCGCGCCGTCGATTCCCATCGCGCCGCTCAAGGGGCAGATGGTCGCGCTCCGTCCGACGCCGGGCGTGACGCCGCTGCGCCACGTCGTGTTCACCCGCGACGTCTATCTCGTGCCGCGTCCCGGCCGGCTGCTCGTCGGCGCGACGTCGGAGGCGCGCGGGTTCGACACGACGGTCACGGCGGGGAGTGTGCGTTTGCTGCTGGATGGCGCACGCCGCGCCGTGCCCACGCTCGACGACGCCCCACTCGACGACGCGTGGGCCGGCGTGCGGCCGATGACGCTCGACGGGGCGCCGCTGTTAGGCAGGCTCACCGAGCGCATCGTCGTCGCGACGGGGCACGGGCGCAACGGGATCCTGCTCACGCCCGTCACCGCGGAGGCGATCACCGCGCTCGTGCTCGATGGGGCGCTACCGTCGTGGGCTCTGGGGTTCGGGATGGAGCGATTCGGTTAG
- a CDS encoding ABC-F family ATP-binding cassette domain-containing protein, with the protein MPSSTTLLSAEDLAYTLPDGRTLFDGVTLGFGRERTGLVGANGVGKSTLLRLLVGELRPTRGHVERRARVGYLPQHPGRALPADATVAHALGVADVLDALDRVLAGEGTAADLDHVGGRWTLHDEIAAALDRFGLARLDARRAVATLSGGETTRLAFAALLLAGAELLALDEPTNDLDAPSRDALYAFVDSWSGGLVVVTHDRALLERVDRIVELGPLGARVYGGGWALYDAQRAAEAAAAERALSDARRSLRGAERTARETRERQQRRASRGRKDAATANMPKVMLGIRRETSERTSGRLDAAGERAIAEARERVERARTRVEIRERLALGLPPAGLRDGKLVVEATALRYAHPGAGRPLLDGVSLAVVGPERLAIVGPNGSGKTTLLRLLAGELAPDAGTVRLGVERDRVAYVDQHAGSRLPTELTVLDAMREANPELEEEASRHALARHLFRGDAALTPVRALSGGERVRAALAIALHAARPPQLLLVDEPTNHLDLDSLRAVEEMLAAYDGALVVVSHDATFLDAVGVERRLGVHGHDSTYEFRQD; encoded by the coding sequence GTGCCTTCCTCCACCACCCTGCTCTCCGCCGAAGATCTCGCCTACACGCTCCCCGATGGCCGCACGCTGTTCGACGGCGTGACGCTCGGTTTCGGACGCGAGCGCACGGGGCTCGTCGGCGCGAACGGCGTCGGCAAGAGCACGCTGCTGCGGCTGCTCGTCGGCGAGCTGCGTCCGACGCGCGGGCACGTCGAGCGTCGCGCGCGCGTGGGGTACCTGCCGCAGCACCCGGGACGCGCGCTCCCCGCGGATGCGACGGTCGCACACGCGCTCGGCGTCGCCGACGTGCTCGACGCGCTCGACCGCGTGCTCGCCGGCGAGGGAACGGCGGCGGACCTCGACCACGTCGGCGGACGGTGGACGCTGCACGACGAGATCGCGGCCGCGCTCGACCGGTTCGGGCTCGCGCGCCTCGACGCGCGGCGCGCCGTGGCGACGCTGAGCGGCGGCGAGACGACGCGCCTCGCGTTCGCCGCGCTGCTGCTGGCCGGCGCCGAGCTGCTCGCGCTCGACGAGCCGACGAACGACCTCGACGCACCGAGCCGCGACGCGCTGTACGCGTTCGTGGACTCGTGGAGCGGGGGCCTCGTCGTGGTCACGCACGACCGCGCGCTGCTCGAGCGGGTCGACCGGATCGTGGAGCTCGGACCGTTAGGCGCCCGCGTCTACGGCGGCGGGTGGGCGCTCTACGACGCGCAGCGCGCCGCGGAAGCCGCCGCCGCCGAGCGCGCGCTCTCCGACGCCCGCCGCTCGCTGCGGGGGGCCGAGCGCACCGCGCGCGAGACGCGGGAGCGGCAGCAGCGGCGCGCGAGCCGTGGGCGCAAGGACGCGGCGACGGCGAACATGCCGAAGGTGATGCTCGGCATCCGTCGCGAGACGAGCGAGCGCACCTCGGGGCGGCTCGACGCGGCGGGCGAGCGCGCGATCGCCGAGGCGCGCGAGCGCGTGGAGCGGGCGCGAACCCGCGTGGAGATCCGGGAGCGCCTGGCGCTCGGCCTGCCGCCCGCGGGCTTGCGTGACGGCAAGCTCGTCGTCGAGGCGACCGCGCTGCGCTACGCGCATCCAGGAGCCGGCCGGCCGCTGCTCGACGGCGTGTCGCTCGCCGTGGTGGGGCCGGAGCGCCTCGCGATCGTCGGGCCTAACGGAAGCGGGAAGACGACGCTGCTGCGCCTGCTCGCCGGCGAGCTCGCGCCGGACGCCGGCACCGTGCGGCTCGGCGTCGAGCGCGACCGCGTGGCGTACGTGGACCAGCATGCGGGGTCGCGACTGCCGACCGAGCTCACCGTGCTCGACGCGATGCGCGAGGCGAACCCCGAGCTCGAGGAGGAGGCGAGTCGGCACGCGCTCGCACGGCACCTGTTCCGCGGCGACGCGGCGCTCACGCCGGTGCGCGCGCTGAGCGGCGGCGAGCGCGTGCGCGCCGCGCTCGCCATCGCCCTGCACGCCGCGCGTCCGCCGCAGCTGCTGCTCGTCGACGAGCCGACGAACCATCTCGACCTCGACTCGCTGCGCGCGGTGGAGGAGATGCTCGCCGCGTACGACGGCGCGCTCGTCGTGGTGTCGCACGACGCGACGTTCCTCGACGCGGTCGGCGTGGAGCGGCGGCTCGGTGTGCACGGGCACGACTCCACGTACGAGTTTCGGCAGGACTGA
- a CDS encoding HAD family hydrolase translates to MRWDLVIFDCDGVLVDSEPIANRVFTDLLNELGLATTLEETMRDYVGRSMASCMAIVGERLGRPVPDGFVDAFRNRTADAFRAELHAVPGIEAALDAIADASLPTCVASSGEHRKIRLSLGLTGLLPRFDGRIFSAQDVARGKPHPDLFLHAARAMGADPSRCVVIEDSPLGVRAAVAAGMTVLGFAARTDPGTLAELGATTFDDMTRLPEMLSGTPRTSSRRTEEGLKRD, encoded by the coding sequence ATGCGCTGGGACCTCGTCATCTTCGACTGCGACGGCGTGCTCGTGGACAGCGAGCCGATCGCGAACCGTGTCTTCACCGATCTGCTGAACGAGCTCGGGCTCGCGACGACGCTCGAGGAGACGATGCGCGACTACGTCGGGCGGTCGATGGCGTCGTGCATGGCGATCGTCGGCGAGCGGCTCGGGCGGCCGGTGCCCGACGGTTTCGTGGACGCGTTCCGCAATCGCACGGCCGACGCGTTCCGCGCGGAGCTGCACGCCGTGCCGGGGATCGAGGCGGCGCTCGACGCGATCGCGGACGCGTCGCTGCCGACGTGCGTCGCGTCGAGCGGCGAGCATCGGAAGATCCGCCTGTCGCTCGGCCTCACCGGCCTGCTGCCGCGATTCGACGGGCGCATCTTCAGCGCGCAGGACGTTGCGCGCGGCAAGCCCCACCCGGATCTGTTCCTCCACGCCGCGCGCGCGATGGGCGCCGATCCGTCACGATGCGTCGTGATCGAGGACTCGCCGCTCGGCGTGCGGGCGGCCGTCGCGGCCGGGATGACGGTGCTCGGCTTCGCGGCGCGCACGGATCCAGGCACGCTGGCCGAGCTGGGCGCTACGACGTTCGACGACATGACGCGGTTGCCGGAGATGCTGTCCGGGACTCCACGTACGAGCTCTCGTAGGACTGAAGAAGGACTGAAGAGAGACTGA
- the abc-f gene encoding ribosomal protection-like ABC-F family protein, with protein sequence MTQLAISNVAVEFGATTLFQDITFTIGAGDRWGVIGRNGTGKTTLFKLLTGELQPSRGQIARQPGVRVTLLEQHRDFGGATTVWEAVAGAFGPLLALERSLAQQADALAHTHDDSAMERYGRDLERFEREGGYTYAARVDAVLDGLGFDPDGARTRLLATLSGGERGRVGLARQLVLPGEVLLLDEPTNHLDLETTRWLEGWLQGTDRTVVLVSHDRAFLAAVVDHVLHFEGGSATPYVGGYEAFVQQREERRLAQQRQFDKQSKVVAAEEDYIRRNIAGQNSKQAKGRRKRLARMARLSAPIGDEAVMALRLEIADRGGDQVIVAEKASVGVPSTLHAPRSTLARPERGAWSVEGSRILIEDFSVRLTRGEVVGFIGPNGAGKSTLLKVIVGETGPLAGQLRVGDSIRVAYYSQNMAQLPLDRTLYEVISDLRPLWERRLVQGHLGRFGFSGDEVQRRVGTLSGGERARVALAAMMLTRANFLVLDEPTNHLDVESIEALEDALDDYEGTVLLVSHDRALLRALATQVWVLHDRHVTVFDGSFEEWETASKEREHAAAVHAAEEEALRRVKERERMERTRREAEAQAVAPNDRRGVERDQRRAARDAQKRVEQSERRIAELEAKVAALTTALDDPALYGTPDGVRKAADLGKSLDTAKAALDAALEEWTAATEAVESSSV encoded by the coding sequence ATGACCCAGCTCGCCATCTCCAACGTGGCCGTCGAATTCGGGGCGACCACGCTGTTCCAGGACATCACGTTCACCATCGGCGCCGGCGACCGGTGGGGCGTCATCGGGCGCAACGGCACCGGCAAGACGACCCTGTTCAAGCTCCTCACGGGCGAGCTCCAGCCGTCGCGCGGCCAGATCGCCCGGCAGCCCGGCGTGCGCGTCACGCTGCTCGAGCAGCACCGCGACTTCGGCGGCGCGACGACGGTGTGGGAGGCGGTGGCCGGCGCGTTCGGGCCGCTGCTCGCGCTCGAGCGCTCGCTCGCCCAGCAGGCCGACGCGCTCGCGCACACCCACGACGACTCGGCGATGGAGCGCTACGGGCGCGATCTCGAGCGGTTCGAGCGCGAGGGCGGCTACACCTACGCCGCGCGCGTCGATGCGGTGCTCGACGGGCTCGGCTTCGATCCCGACGGCGCGCGCACGCGGCTCCTCGCCACGCTCTCCGGCGGCGAGCGCGGGCGGGTGGGGCTCGCGCGCCAGCTCGTGCTCCCCGGCGAGGTGCTGCTGCTCGACGAGCCGACGAACCACCTCGACCTCGAGACCACGCGCTGGCTCGAGGGATGGCTGCAGGGCACCGACCGCACCGTGGTCCTCGTCAGCCACGACCGCGCGTTCCTCGCCGCCGTCGTCGACCACGTGCTGCACTTCGAGGGCGGCTCGGCGACGCCGTACGTCGGCGGTTACGAGGCGTTCGTGCAGCAGCGCGAGGAGCGGCGTCTCGCGCAGCAGCGCCAGTTCGACAAGCAGTCGAAGGTCGTCGCCGCCGAGGAGGATTACATCCGACGCAACATCGCCGGGCAGAACTCCAAGCAGGCGAAGGGGCGCCGCAAGCGCCTCGCGCGCATGGCACGCCTCTCCGCGCCGATCGGCGACGAGGCCGTGATGGCGCTGCGCCTCGAGATCGCCGACCGCGGCGGCGACCAGGTCATCGTTGCCGAGAAGGCAAGCGTGGGAGTGCCCTCCACGCTCCACGCACCACGCTCCACGCTCGCTCGGCCCGAGCGTGGAGCGTGGAGCGTGGAGGGATCTCGGATCCTCATCGAGGACTTCAGCGTCCGCCTAACGCGCGGCGAGGTGGTCGGCTTCATCGGGCCGAACGGGGCGGGGAAGTCCACGCTGCTGAAGGTCATCGTCGGCGAGACCGGGCCGCTCGCCGGGCAGCTCCGCGTCGGCGACTCGATCCGAGTCGCGTACTACAGCCAGAACATGGCGCAGCTCCCGCTCGACCGCACGTTGTACGAGGTCATCTCCGACCTCCGTCCGCTCTGGGAGCGTCGCCTCGTGCAGGGGCACCTCGGCCGCTTCGGCTTCTCGGGCGACGAGGTGCAGCGGCGCGTCGGCACGCTCTCCGGCGGCGAGCGGGCGCGCGTCGCGCTCGCCGCGATGATGCTCACGCGCGCGAACTTCCTCGTCCTCGACGAGCCGACGAACCACCTCGACGTGGAGAGCATCGAGGCGCTCGAGGACGCGCTCGACGACTACGAGGGGACGGTGCTGCTCGTGAGCCACGACCGCGCGCTGCTCCGCGCGCTCGCGACGCAGGTGTGGGTGCTGCACGACCGTCATGTCACGGTGTTCGACGGCTCGTTCGAGGAGTGGGAGACGGCGTCGAAGGAGCGCGAGCACGCCGCCGCCGTGCATGCCGCCGAGGAGGAGGCGCTCCGCCGCGTGAAGGAGCGCGAGCGGATGGAGCGCACGCGTCGCGAGGCCGAGGCGCAGGCCGTGGCGCCGAACGACAGGCGCGGCGTCGAGCGCGACCAGCGCCGCGCGGCGCGCGACGCGCAGAAGCGCGTGGAGCAGAGCGAGCGCCGCATCGCCGAGCTGGAAGCCAAGGTCGCCGCGCTCACCACGGCGCTCGACGATCCCGCGCTCTACGGCACCCCCGACGGCGTGCGGAAGGCGGCGGATCTCGGGAAGTCGCTCGACACCGCGAAGGCGGCGCTCGACGCGGCACTGGAAGAGTGGACCGCGGCGACCGAAGCGGTGGAGTCGAGCTCCGTCTGA
- a CDS encoding ECF-type sigma factor, protein MTIVEQLTPVLYDELRRVAHRQLRRERAGHTLGTTALVHEAYLKLADQTRASFADRAHFLATAAVAMRRVLVDHARGRAREKRGGARLPVTLDEEIALGTGAVGSCDALLELDDALARLGDVEPRLARVVECRFFGGLTDAETAVALGVTERTVRRDWVKARGWLYQALHS, encoded by the coding sequence ATGACCATCGTGGAGCAGTTGACGCCGGTGCTGTACGACGAGCTGCGGCGGGTCGCGCACCGTCAGCTCCGGCGCGAGCGCGCCGGCCACACGCTCGGCACCACCGCGCTCGTCCACGAGGCGTACCTCAAGCTCGCCGACCAGACGCGCGCGTCGTTCGCCGACCGCGCGCACTTCCTCGCCACCGCCGCCGTCGCGATGCGCCGCGTGCTCGTGGACCACGCGCGCGGCCGCGCGCGCGAGAAGCGCGGCGGCGCGCGCCTTCCCGTCACCCTCGACGAGGAGATCGCGTTAGGCACCGGCGCGGTCGGCTCCTGCGACGCGCTGCTCGAGCTCGACGACGCGCTCGCGCGGCTGGGTGACGTCGAGCCGCGGCTCGCGCGCGTCGTCGAGTGCCGCTTCTTCGGCGGTCTCACCGACGCCGAGACCGCCGTCGCGCTCGGCGTCACGGAGCGCACCGTGAGGCGTGACTGGGTGAAGGCGAGGGGCTGGCTGTACCAGGCGCTGCACTCGTAA
- a CDS encoding serine/threonine-protein kinase: MQSISRGQWQRVERVVDSALGLPTAERTAYLDAACDEPWLRAAADEWLRACDDAEHFLHTPLGDAGALLDAAPHDAEALAPGTRIGPFAVVRELGRGGMGTVYLAERADGQFEQTVALKLIRRGMDTPEARRRFLTERQILARLNHPHIAGLVDGGVSDDGRLWFAMEYVDGTPITRHADDRALGIDARLRLFRDAADAVGHAHRSLVVHRDLKPSNVLVTADGVVKLLDFGIARLLGGDVAPADEPVTRTGVRLLTPEYAAPEQVRGEGVTTVTDVYALGALLYELLTGRRAQPLDRLTPGEMERVVCEVDPPPPSRVAPELVRARLRGDLDAIVLRAMHKDPARRYASADALVEDLRRFAVGLPVQARRDSVGYRAGKFVRRHRVAVAMGAFAGLALVGGLAATLWEARAARREAATANAVTGFVVGLFEQSDPHAARGRDVTVKDLVARGRQRLDTALVAEPEVRGRLLDVLGTIHVNLLQFATADTLLGQSAALARRLYGPRHPAVAKRLTDWARALASAQQPARADSVLREALTIDRATLAPDDPEIARTLSIRGELAFDGGRFAPAESLYRAALHIDSTRLGRGDLRLADDLDGAGMAAKEGGAYDRAEASYEQALAIRRATLGPDDPKTLATLSLVLQVKEARGEYRSAERVARDLLARSRRVYPPAHTQVVSAMNGLTVQLRHLGKLAEAESINAQAIALYRTRFPPDHPWMIAPLNVRATLQLERGNFAAAESGFRQVGAIAAKSFGPTDVYTLHSLVNRAAAVRLEGRLADAELLARRAVAEMRAAFGERSLETASAESVLGDVLRDAARPAAADSAYRAMLTVRRALLGPRAPATSDAALSLADVLVDEGRPADAAALAREARAAYAPRDVPDDTTLRRAARVLGAALAASGNRTEAEPLLVEAERAWATDTNTSWRTHRSRDEAARRLAAFRAKR; this comes from the coding sequence GTGCAGTCCATCAGCCGAGGCCAGTGGCAGCGCGTCGAGCGCGTCGTCGACTCCGCGCTCGGGCTGCCGACGGCCGAGCGCACCGCGTATCTCGACGCCGCGTGCGACGAGCCGTGGCTGCGCGCCGCGGCCGACGAGTGGCTGCGCGCGTGCGACGACGCCGAGCACTTCCTCCACACGCCGCTCGGCGACGCCGGCGCGTTGCTGGACGCGGCACCGCACGATGCCGAGGCGCTCGCGCCCGGCACGCGCATCGGGCCGTTCGCCGTCGTGCGCGAGCTCGGGCGCGGCGGCATGGGCACTGTGTACCTCGCCGAGCGCGCCGACGGACAGTTCGAGCAGACCGTCGCGCTGAAGCTGATCCGCCGCGGCATGGACACGCCCGAGGCGCGCCGTCGCTTCCTCACCGAGCGGCAGATCCTCGCGCGGCTCAACCACCCGCACATCGCCGGGCTCGTCGACGGCGGCGTGAGCGACGACGGGCGGCTGTGGTTCGCGATGGAGTACGTCGACGGCACGCCGATCACGCGTCACGCCGACGACCGCGCGCTGGGCATCGACGCGCGGCTGCGGCTGTTCCGCGACGCGGCCGACGCCGTCGGGCACGCGCACCGGAGTCTCGTCGTGCACCGCGACCTGAAGCCGTCGAACGTGCTCGTGACGGCCGACGGCGTCGTGAAGCTGCTCGACTTCGGCATCGCGCGGCTGTTAGGCGGCGACGTCGCGCCCGCCGACGAGCCGGTCACCCGCACCGGCGTGCGCCTGCTCACGCCGGAGTACGCGGCGCCCGAGCAGGTGCGCGGCGAGGGCGTCACCACCGTCACCGACGTCTACGCCCTGGGCGCGCTGCTCTACGAGCTGCTCACCGGGCGCCGCGCGCAGCCGCTCGACCGGCTCACGCCCGGCGAGATGGAGCGCGTCGTGTGCGAGGTGGATCCGCCGCCGCCCAGCCGCGTGGCGCCGGAGCTCGTGCGTGCGCGGCTCCGGGGCGACCTCGACGCGATCGTGCTGCGCGCGATGCACAAGGATCCCGCGCGGCGCTACGCGTCGGCCGACGCGCTCGTCGAGGATCTGCGCCGCTTCGCCGTCGGGCTCCCGGTGCAGGCGCGCCGCGACTCGGTGGGCTACCGCGCCGGCAAGTTCGTTAGGCGGCACCGCGTGGCCGTCGCCATGGGGGCGTTCGCCGGGCTCGCGCTGGTGGGCGGGCTCGCCGCCACGCTGTGGGAGGCGCGCGCGGCGCGGCGCGAGGCGGCCACGGCGAACGCGGTGACCGGCTTCGTCGTCGGGCTGTTCGAGCAGTCCGACCCGCACGCGGCGCGCGGGCGCGACGTGACGGTGAAGGACCTCGTCGCGCGCGGCCGCCAGCGCCTCGACACGGCGCTCGTCGCGGAGCCCGAGGTGCGCGGCCGGCTGCTCGACGTGCTCGGCACGATTCACGTCAACCTCCTGCAGTTCGCGACCGCCGATACGCTGCTCGGACAGTCCGCCGCGCTCGCCCGCCGCCTGTACGGCCCACGGCACCCCGCGGTCGCGAAGCGGCTCACCGACTGGGCACGAGCGCTCGCGAGCGCGCAGCAGCCGGCGCGTGCGGACTCCGTGCTGCGTGAGGCGTTGACGATCGACCGCGCCACGCTCGCGCCCGACGACCCGGAGATCGCGCGCACGCTGTCGATCCGCGGCGAGCTCGCGTTCGACGGCGGACGCTTCGCGCCAGCCGAGTCGCTCTACCGCGCGGCGCTGCACATCGACTCGACGCGCCTGGGCCGCGGCGACCTGCGTCTCGCGGACGATCTCGACGGCGCGGGTATGGCGGCGAAGGAGGGCGGCGCGTACGACCGTGCCGAAGCGAGCTACGAGCAGGCGCTCGCCATCCGCCGCGCGACGCTCGGCCCCGACGACCCGAAGACGCTCGCCACCCTCAGCCTCGTCCTGCAGGTGAAGGAGGCGCGCGGCGAGTACCGGAGCGCCGAACGGGTCGCGCGCGACCTGCTCGCGCGCAGCCGCCGCGTGTACCCGCCCGCGCACACGCAGGTCGTGAGCGCGATGAACGGCCTCACCGTGCAGCTCCGTCACCTCGGCAAGCTCGCGGAGGCGGAGTCGATCAACGCGCAGGCGATCGCGCTCTACCGCACGCGCTTCCCCCCCGACCATCCGTGGATGATCGCGCCGCTCAACGTCCGCGCGACGCTGCAGCTCGAGCGCGGAAACTTCGCCGCCGCCGAATCGGGCTTCCGGCAGGTCGGCGCGATCGCCGCGAAGAGCTTCGGGCCGACCGACGTGTACACGCTGCACTCGTTGGTCAATCGCGCCGCGGCGGTACGGCTGGAAGGACGACTCGCCGACGCCGAGCTGCTCGCGCGCCGGGCAGTCGCGGAGATGCGTGCGGCGTTCGGTGAGCGAAGCCTGGAGACGGCGAGCGCGGAGAGCGTGCTCGGCGACGTGCTGCGCGACGCGGCACGCCCCGCCGCCGCCGACTCGGCGTACCGCGCGATGCTGACCGTGCGTCGCGCGCTCCTCGGTCCGCGCGCGCCCGCCACGTCGGATGCCGCGCTCTCCCTCGCCGACGTTCTCGTGGACGAGGGACGACCGGCGGACGCCGCGGCGCTCGCGCGCGAGGCGCGCGCGGCTTACGCGCCCCGCGACGTGCCGGACGACACCACGCTTCGCCGCGCCGCTCGCGTGCTCGGTGCGGCGCTCGCCGCGTCCGGCAATCGGACGGAGGCCGAGCCGCTGCTCGTGGAGGCCGAGCGCGCGTGGGCGACCGACACGAACACGAGCTGGCGCACGCACCGCTCGCGCGACGAGGCGGCGCGCCGGCTCGCCGCGTTCCGCGCGAAGCGTTAG